The Mycobacterium paragordonae genome includes a region encoding these proteins:
- a CDS encoding DUF5642 family protein produces the protein MRPFWFGPFGPLPPVLLLAACAASPAPAPSVTSPSSTPRTAAITPANIRRVGRELPPGYEASNIARAPSPRAIWGLGDQTAANPPECAALADPAAGRDQPAQGVSGSGPGGIVDAVVVAAPATLAREAVAACARWDLTAGRTVVSVGLIDAPKVDGAQTLGMVADIRAAVESGSEIDSRAYTFVAYLGDYYAFTTLTTDPGSILPPLPPQFAADLLVKTVSTLRG, from the coding sequence ATGCGGCCGTTCTGGTTTGGTCCATTCGGGCCACTGCCGCCGGTCCTGCTGCTGGCGGCCTGCGCCGCATCGCCCGCGCCCGCGCCATCGGTGACCTCGCCATCGTCGACCCCGCGCACCGCCGCCATCACCCCGGCCAATATCCGCAGGGTGGGCCGCGAGCTGCCGCCCGGGTACGAGGCCTCCAACATCGCCCGTGCCCCTTCGCCCCGCGCCATCTGGGGTCTGGGCGATCAAACGGCGGCCAACCCGCCGGAATGCGCCGCCCTGGCCGATCCCGCGGCCGGCCGTGATCAGCCCGCGCAGGGCGTCTCCGGATCGGGGCCGGGCGGAATCGTCGACGCGGTCGTCGTCGCCGCGCCGGCGACGTTGGCGCGCGAGGCGGTGGCCGCCTGCGCCCGCTGGGACCTGACCGCCGGGCGCACCGTGGTGAGCGTGGGACTCATCGACGCACCCAAGGTGGACGGCGCGCAAACCCTCGGCATGGTCGCGGATATCCGGGCGGCCGTCGAGTCGGGTAGCGAAATCGATTCACGGGCATACACATTCGTCGCCTACCTGGGTGATTACTACGCGTTCACCACGCTGACCACAGATCCCGGGTCGATCCTGCCGCCGTTGCCGCCGCAGTTCGCGGCCGACCTGTTGGTCAAAACGGTCTCGACGTTGCGCGGCTGA
- a CDS encoding GNAT family N-acetyltransferase, whose translation MDGMAELSGVGAEELAAMDIFKGCPAEDLLPLASCLAPLQAPAGQMLMRQGEQAVSFLLINSGSAEVMHVGEDDTVIVEQLVPGMIVGEIALLRDIPRTATVTTLEPLTGWIGGKDALAQMVHIPGIMDRLVRTVRQRLAAFITPISVQMRDGSQLMLRPVLPGDSERTVHGHIHFSSETIYRRFMSARVPNLAMMHYLAEVDYVDHFVWVMVDGSDPVADARFVRDEKDPTVAEIAFTVADAYQGRGIGTFLIGALAVAARVDGVERFSARMLSDNLPMRTIMDQHGAVWQREDIGVITTVIEVPRRLGFGRAMEEQIKQVARQVIEVVS comes from the coding sequence ATGGACGGGATGGCCGAATTGAGCGGCGTGGGGGCCGAAGAACTCGCGGCAATGGACATCTTCAAGGGTTGTCCGGCCGAGGATCTACTACCACTGGCGTCCTGTCTTGCCCCGCTGCAGGCGCCGGCCGGGCAGATGCTGATGCGCCAGGGGGAGCAGGCCGTCTCCTTTCTGCTGATCAACTCCGGCAGCGCCGAGGTGATGCACGTCGGCGAAGACGACACGGTGATCGTCGAACAACTGGTGCCCGGCATGATCGTCGGGGAGATCGCGCTGCTCCGCGACATCCCGCGCACCGCGACGGTCACCACACTCGAACCGCTGACCGGCTGGATCGGCGGCAAAGACGCCCTGGCTCAGATGGTGCACATCCCCGGGATCATGGACCGGCTGGTCCGCACCGTCCGTCAGCGCCTGGCCGCCTTCATCACACCCATCTCGGTGCAGATGCGCGACGGCAGCCAGTTGATGTTGCGTCCCGTGCTGCCCGGCGACAGCGAGCGCACCGTGCACGGGCACATCCACTTCTCCAGCGAGACCATCTACCGGCGCTTCATGTCCGCGCGGGTGCCCAACCTGGCGATGATGCACTACCTGGCCGAGGTCGACTACGTCGACCACTTCGTCTGGGTCATGGTCGACGGCAGCGACCCGGTGGCCGATGCCCGCTTCGTGCGCGACGAGAAGGATCCGACGGTCGCCGAGATCGCGTTCACTGTCGCCGACGCGTACCAGGGACGGGGCATCGGAACCTTCCTGATCGGCGCGCTGGCCGTGGCCGCGCGGGTGGACGGCGTTGAAAGATTCTCTGCGCGAATGCTTTCCGACAACCTGCCGATGCGCACCATCATGGACCAGCACGGTGCGGTCTGGCAGCGCGAGGACATCGGAGTCATCACCACCGTCATCGAGGTGCCGCGCCGGCTCGGTTTCGGCCGTGCCATGGAGGAACAGATCAAGCAGGTCGCCCGGCAGGTGATCGAGGTGGTGAGTTGA
- a CDS encoding DUF5642 family protein: MFKLVLALGSVCLLVGCSPGADPSRPAKGDIAKILDLKSGFGPEFKVTDITPRAIDPQFFSSRKLPDGLTFDPANCAKAAVGPEMPAGVEGNMAAISAEGNGNRFVAIAVETSKALPLNDPGKDCAKVGFSGTQLRGAIEVVEAPQIDGVHTQAVHRVLQAVVEGSPRTGELYNYSAQFGDYQVIVIANPLVVPGQPVAKVDTQRARDLLVKAVNAVRS; the protein is encoded by the coding sequence ATGTTCAAGCTGGTGCTCGCACTCGGTTCGGTGTGCCTGCTCGTCGGCTGCTCCCCGGGTGCTGACCCCTCGCGGCCCGCCAAGGGCGACATCGCCAAGATCCTGGATCTCAAGTCGGGCTTCGGGCCGGAATTCAAGGTCACCGACATCACGCCCAGGGCGATTGACCCGCAGTTCTTCAGCTCCCGCAAGCTGCCCGACGGGCTCACCTTCGACCCGGCGAACTGCGCCAAGGCAGCGGTCGGGCCCGAAATGCCGGCGGGGGTGGAGGGCAACATGGCGGCCATCTCCGCGGAGGGCAATGGCAATCGGTTCGTGGCCATCGCCGTCGAAACCTCCAAGGCGCTGCCGCTCAACGACCCCGGCAAAGACTGCGCGAAAGTCGGGTTCTCCGGCACCCAGCTGCGCGGGGCCATCGAGGTCGTCGAGGCCCCGCAGATCGACGGCGTCCATACCCAAGCGGTGCACCGAGTGCTGCAGGCGGTGGTCGAGGGCTCGCCGCGCACCGGGGAGCTCTACAACTATTCCGCGCAGTTCGGCGACTACCAGGTGATCGTCATCGCCAACCCGCTGGTGGTTCCCGGCCAACCGGTGGCCAAGGTCGACACCCAGCGCGCCCGCGATCTGCTGGTCAAGGCGGTCAATGCGGTCAGAAGCTAG
- a CDS encoding SpoIIE family protein phosphatase, translating to MSTGNAVDRHCGDDDTVRATFDGLPVIACALAGPQLRLVACNAAHRAFYPNALLGVAADDFGPELREQGILDMYDRVYQTGEPLHVAEVRVQVDLDGTGVRERFVNITAVPQRDPRGEITGVVIVGADTTESVQARLAAEERARDMAGRYQSARAAAGVMQRALLSPSVPVLPGAEIAATYLVATQDTAAGGDWFDALIDPAGRLVLVVGDVVGHGVQAAAVMAQLRTAVRMQFHSGAAIFDALTAVDRFVAEIPGAKSATVCVARFDTATGDFEYCTAGHPPPLVIIAHGTTQYLQTTGAGPLGSGRGFSTRKATLAVGDLVMLYSDGIIERPGRELAASTAEVAEVMARVFSGKTFPLDPAEAPVERVCSHAVELLVRTTGYSDDITLLAAQRRTPPPALHIEGRADETAERTVRARLRQWLAGLGADAGNTQSLVHAVSELIANVAEHAYVSTSLGDFSIDAELNDLGRVRVVVADSGTWKATASDVHRGRGLSIAQAAVPDTVVSHGEDGTTATATQLLTRQSVFTDLAAPAPRATAPTTFEVGTSDDGYIVVVGDVDTLAAPELKEVLSLRSQAGTRSIQVDLSAVTHLGSAAVSVLADAHELAGRHQTACTLVALPGGAAHHVLNLVGLPAAQEPADSQLL from the coding sequence ATGAGTACCGGGAACGCAGTCGACCGCCACTGTGGCGACGACGACACGGTGCGCGCAACGTTTGACGGGCTGCCGGTGATTGCCTGCGCGCTCGCGGGACCGCAGCTGCGGCTGGTGGCCTGCAACGCGGCGCACCGCGCGTTCTACCCGAACGCGTTGCTGGGAGTGGCCGCCGACGATTTCGGACCCGAGCTGCGTGAGCAAGGCATTCTCGACATGTACGACCGCGTCTATCAGACCGGAGAACCCCTGCACGTCGCCGAGGTGCGCGTCCAGGTCGACCTGGACGGAACCGGGGTACGGGAACGATTCGTCAACATCACCGCTGTCCCGCAGCGTGATCCGCGCGGAGAGATCACCGGCGTCGTGATCGTCGGCGCCGACACCACCGAATCCGTGCAAGCCCGGTTGGCGGCAGAAGAACGGGCGCGCGATATGGCAGGCCGGTACCAGTCGGCGCGGGCCGCGGCCGGGGTCATGCAGCGTGCGCTGCTGTCGCCGAGTGTGCCGGTTTTGCCGGGCGCGGAAATCGCCGCCACCTATCTGGTGGCGACCCAGGACACCGCGGCCGGCGGTGACTGGTTCGACGCCCTCATCGACCCCGCCGGCCGATTGGTGCTGGTGGTCGGCGACGTGGTGGGGCACGGTGTGCAAGCGGCGGCGGTGATGGCGCAACTGCGTACCGCGGTAAGAATGCAATTTCACAGTGGCGCAGCCATTTTCGATGCTCTGACGGCAGTTGACCGGTTCGTCGCGGAGATCCCGGGGGCGAAATCGGCCACGGTGTGTGTCGCCCGGTTCGACACCGCGACTGGTGACTTCGAATACTGCACTGCCGGCCACCCACCGCCGCTGGTCATCATCGCCCACGGTACGACGCAGTATCTGCAGACCACCGGAGCCGGCCCGCTGGGCAGCGGCCGGGGCTTCAGCACCCGAAAAGCCACCTTGGCCGTGGGTGACCTGGTGATGCTCTACAGCGACGGAATCATCGAACGGCCCGGTCGCGAACTCGCCGCCAGCACCGCCGAAGTCGCCGAGGTGATGGCCCGGGTCTTCAGCGGGAAGACCTTCCCACTCGACCCGGCCGAGGCCCCAGTGGAAAGGGTGTGTTCGCACGCGGTGGAGCTACTGGTGCGCACCACCGGATACAGCGACGACATCACGCTGCTCGCCGCGCAGCGCCGCACTCCGCCGCCGGCATTACACATCGAGGGCCGCGCGGATGAGACCGCCGAGCGCACCGTGCGGGCGAGGTTGCGGCAGTGGCTGGCGGGGTTGGGGGCCGATGCCGGCAATACCCAGTCCCTCGTGCACGCCGTCAGCGAGCTGATCGCCAATGTGGCCGAACATGCTTACGTCTCAACATCTCTCGGCGACTTTTCGATCGACGCCGAACTCAACGACTTAGGTCGGGTACGGGTGGTGGTGGCCGACTCCGGCACCTGGAAGGCGACCGCCAGCGACGTCCACCGGGGTCGTGGGCTGTCGATCGCTCAAGCCGCGGTGCCCGACACCGTCGTCAGCCACGGCGAGGATGGCACCACCGCGACGGCCACCCAACTGCTGACGCGGCAGTCGGTCTTCACCGACCTGGCCGCACCTGCCCCGCGGGCCACCGCGCCGACGACCTTCGAAGTCGGCACCTCCGATGACGGCTACATCGTCGTCGTGGGTGATGTCGACACCCTGGCGGCCCCCGAACTGAAAGAGGTTCTGTCGCTGCGCAGTCAGGCCGGCACCAGGTCGATTCAAGTCGACCTGAGCGCGGTCACCCACCTCGGTTCGGCCGCCGTCAGTGTGCTCGCCGACGCACACGAACTCGCCGGCCGACACCAGACCGCCTGCACCCTGGTCGCGCTGCCAGGTGGTGCCGCACACCACGTCCTCAACCTGGTGGGACTGCCGGCCGCGCAAGAGCCGGCCGACTCGCAACTACTCTGA
- a CDS encoding DUF4239 domain-containing protein, protein MSSWIVANVPSWLLLILLVVGIAGGAVLVRKLVRRKFPQLAGADHNDATRFAYGVVGFVYAFFIGFVVSGMWSQINTEDGQARDEGTAGIQLARDLTAFDQPDADRIRQALLEYERAALAEWPQAVRGYEYPPADKALQRVYQAYQQVQPHTDTQKTFLATSYGTLDKMSKARTERVMQAQTNTGPSFALWTVILLTSSLVLSCAIIYGVEHPRIHSVMVATVGVLVAANLFLVLELSHPFLGEMATSSDPLRDVISVLSNPST, encoded by the coding sequence GTGAGTAGCTGGATCGTCGCCAATGTTCCATCGTGGCTCCTGCTGATACTGCTGGTCGTCGGCATCGCGGGCGGCGCGGTGCTGGTCCGCAAGCTCGTCCGCCGCAAGTTCCCGCAGCTCGCCGGTGCCGATCACAACGATGCCACCCGCTTCGCGTACGGAGTGGTCGGCTTCGTCTACGCGTTCTTCATCGGTTTCGTCGTGTCCGGCATGTGGAGTCAGATCAATACCGAGGACGGCCAGGCACGCGACGAAGGCACCGCCGGCATCCAGCTGGCCAGGGACCTCACTGCGTTCGACCAGCCCGACGCCGACCGGATCCGGCAAGCGCTGCTGGAGTACGAGCGCGCCGCGCTGGCCGAGTGGCCGCAGGCCGTCCGTGGCTACGAATACCCTCCGGCGGATAAGGCGTTGCAACGCGTCTACCAGGCGTATCAGCAGGTTCAACCGCACACCGACACCCAAAAGACCTTCCTAGCAACCTCTTACGGCACGCTGGACAAGATGAGCAAGGCGCGCACGGAGCGGGTTATGCAGGCCCAGACCAACACCGGGCCGTCGTTTGCGCTGTGGACGGTGATTCTGTTGACCAGCAGCCTGGTGCTCAGTTGCGCGATCATCTACGGCGTCGAGCATCCGCGGATCCACAGCGTGATGGTCGCGACCGTGGGTGTGCTGGTGGCTGCCAACCTCTTTCTCGTCCTCGAGCTTTCGCATCCCTTCCTGGGAGAGATGGCGACCTCGTCCGACCCGCTGCGCGACGTCATCTCGGTGTTGTCGAATCCGTCGACCTGA
- a CDS encoding methyltransferase domain-containing protein — translation MIDNQDRVELTRSLLNKPATLRHGYLDVLGESTAAPVPTFAQRAMNSPFVATVYEGLWRPTSFYLASGVTTQAEERRAAAALHLRSATRLLDVACGPGNFTAPLAAQLSTGSLAVGFDISEPMLTRAVQDNSGPRTCYVRGDARELPFGDETFDAVCCFGALYLIPEPFRVAHEMVRVLRPGGRIAILTSYAGQPPPLNLAVNTTARLIGLTMFDKDAFVDLFTEAGLTDVEQQTQRALQFVTAAKPA, via the coding sequence ATGATCGATAACCAGGACCGGGTTGAACTGACCCGCAGTCTGCTGAACAAGCCCGCCACGCTGCGGCACGGCTATCTCGACGTGTTAGGCGAATCTACGGCCGCTCCGGTTCCGACGTTTGCTCAGCGCGCCATGAACAGCCCCTTCGTCGCCACCGTCTACGAAGGGCTGTGGCGGCCGACGTCTTTTTATCTGGCCAGCGGTGTCACCACGCAGGCCGAAGAGCGCCGCGCGGCGGCGGCCCTGCACCTGCGCAGCGCCACGAGGCTGCTCGATGTGGCCTGCGGGCCAGGCAATTTCACCGCCCCGTTGGCCGCTCAACTGTCCACCGGAAGCCTCGCGGTGGGGTTCGACATTTCCGAGCCGATGCTGACCCGGGCCGTGCAGGACAACAGCGGGCCACGGACCTGCTACGTCCGCGGTGATGCCCGCGAGTTGCCGTTCGGCGACGAAACCTTCGACGCCGTTTGCTGTTTCGGGGCGCTGTACCTGATACCCGAGCCGTTCCGGGTGGCGCACGAGATGGTCCGGGTGCTACGACCGGGTGGCCGGATCGCCATCCTGACCAGTTACGCCGGCCAACCACCGCCCCTCAACCTGGCCGTCAACACCACCGCGCGCCTGATCGGGCTCACCATGTTCGACAAAGACGCATTTGTCGATCTGTTCACCGAGGCCGGATTGACCGACGTCGAGCAGCAGACGCAACGGGCCCTGCAGTTCGTCACCGCGGCCAAACCGGCCTAG